A window of the Motilibacter rhizosphaerae genome harbors these coding sequences:
- a CDS encoding Gfo/Idh/MocA family protein, whose amino-acid sequence MRQLRVSVVGAGGLGQLHMRSLRSIPGARLVRVHDRSLAPEAKALAVELGADECDLHGALDPGAVDAVVVATPTDTHAPVVLAALDAGLSVFCEKPLARTAAEAGELARRAAARGSKVAVGHVVRYFPEYAAARQAHLDGILGPVAAARLARLNAPPASHHRWYADFTRSGGALLDMAIHDIDWCLWAFGPVARVHAKRAGSGGGEVVAITLRHASDVISYIDASWRNESFSTSLELVGSEGLLRTSGSAGAGFVLALRDGDVAGYMPEAAEELDDPFRLELAAALEWFRGGRPPRATVEDGYAALLTVEAAERSITLGRPVVSESVPTAYAAAR is encoded by the coding sequence GTGAGACAGCTGCGAGTGAGCGTCGTCGGCGCCGGGGGGCTGGGCCAGCTGCACATGCGCAGCCTGCGCTCGATCCCGGGGGCGCGGCTGGTGCGCGTGCACGACCGGAGCCTCGCCCCCGAGGCCAAGGCCCTCGCCGTCGAGCTCGGCGCGGACGAGTGCGACCTGCACGGTGCGCTCGACCCTGGCGCGGTGGACGCCGTGGTGGTGGCGACCCCGACGGACACGCACGCACCCGTCGTCCTGGCCGCGCTCGACGCAGGGCTCTCGGTGTTCTGCGAGAAGCCGCTGGCGCGGACGGCTGCAGAGGCGGGCGAGCTCGCCCGACGCGCGGCTGCCCGGGGGAGCAAGGTCGCCGTCGGGCACGTCGTGCGCTACTTCCCGGAGTACGCCGCGGCCCGCCAGGCGCACCTCGACGGGATCCTCGGCCCCGTGGCCGCGGCTCGGCTCGCGCGGCTCAACGCGCCGCCCGCGTCCCACCACCGCTGGTACGCCGACTTCACCCGCAGCGGCGGCGCCCTGCTGGACATGGCGATCCACGACATCGACTGGTGCCTCTGGGCCTTCGGGCCGGTCGCCCGGGTGCACGCGAAGCGAGCGGGCTCCGGAGGGGGCGAGGTCGTCGCCATCACGCTGCGGCACGCCAGTGACGTCATCTCCTACATCGACGCCAGCTGGCGCAACGAGTCCTTCAGCACCAGCCTCGAGCTCGTGGGGAGCGAGGGCCTCCTCCGCACCAGCGGTTCTGCTGGCGCCGGCTTCGTGCTCGCGCTCCGCGACGGTGACGTCGCGGGCTACATGCCCGAGGCCGCCGAGGAGCTCGACGACCCCTTCCGGCTCGAGCTGGCCGCGGCGCTCGAGTGGTTCCGCGGAGGCCGACCGCCGCGGGCCACGGTCGAGGACGGGTACGCTGCACTGCTCACCGTCGAGGCGGCGGAGCGCAGCATCACGCTGGGGCGGCCCGTCGTGAGCGAGTCCGTCCCCACGGCGTACGCGGCGGCCCGATGA
- a CDS encoding Gfo/Idh/MocA family protein: MTTVGLLGCAHVHAATYVAELRRLAPRVRVLGLHDEQPERSRRFADAHGLEVFATAESLCESVDAVVITAEHARYAGLARVAAERGCRILCEKPLGVDAVSSDELRALDAWASVAFPVRYAPAVRQARRAFRSGSLGGLLAMSGVNHAPAPGGFFADPQLSGGGAIVDHVVHLADALRFITGCEYADVFAEAGRLHADSRVEEVAQVVVTTTDGAWASIDPGWSRPQGMAGGVDFEMQLWFEGGRVLVDAFARHAVLTSPGGRVAHLPYDPGIDAAMLADWVGAIEDGAPPPVPLEEGWRATRVALGALESAATGDVVDLQSKEIPA, from the coding sequence ATGACCACCGTCGGCCTGCTGGGCTGCGCCCACGTCCACGCCGCGACGTACGTCGCCGAGCTGCGCCGCCTCGCTCCGCGGGTGCGCGTCCTCGGCCTCCACGACGAGCAGCCCGAGCGGTCGCGGCGCTTCGCGGACGCCCACGGGCTGGAGGTGTTCGCCACTGCGGAGTCGCTGTGCGAGTCCGTCGACGCGGTCGTCATCACCGCCGAGCACGCGCGCTACGCGGGCCTCGCCCGCGTCGCCGCCGAGCGGGGGTGCCGGATCCTGTGCGAGAAGCCGCTGGGCGTGGACGCGGTCTCGAGCGACGAGCTGCGCGCGCTCGATGCCTGGGCCTCGGTCGCCTTCCCGGTCCGCTACGCCCCCGCCGTGCGCCAGGCACGACGCGCCTTCCGGAGCGGCAGCCTCGGCGGCCTGCTGGCGATGAGCGGCGTCAACCACGCTCCGGCGCCGGGCGGGTTCTTCGCCGACCCGCAGCTGTCCGGCGGAGGGGCGATCGTCGACCACGTCGTCCACCTCGCCGACGCACTCCGCTTCATCACCGGCTGCGAGTACGCCGACGTCTTCGCCGAGGCGGGCCGGCTGCACGCGGACTCCCGGGTCGAGGAGGTGGCCCAGGTCGTCGTGACGACGACCGACGGCGCCTGGGCGTCGATCGACCCGGGCTGGTCGCGGCCGCAGGGCATGGCCGGGGGAGTGGACTTCGAGATGCAGCTGTGGTTCGAGGGTGGCCGCGTGCTCGTCGACGCCTTCGCGCGCCACGCGGTGCTCACCTCACCCGGCGGGCGCGTGGCGCACCTGCCCTACGACCCGGGGATCGACGCCGCGATGCTCGCCGACTGGGTCGGCGCGATCGAGGACGGCGCCCCGCCCCCCGTGCCGCTGGAGGAGGGCTGGCGCGCGACCCGCGTCGCCCTCGGCGCCCTCGAGTCCGCCGCCACCGGCGACGTCGTCGACCTGCAGAGCAAGGAGATCCCCGCATGA
- a CDS encoding ABC transporter permease produces the protein MSATPSSPAGLSRLRVDHLRRYGLWVVFAAVTLALAAASSTFRQPINLQNILEQNSILGIVACGMAVMMISGGFDLSVGAVGVSASVLAAVVSSRWGAGAAIVSGVLLGAAIGLVNGLLIARVRINAFVATFAMASIVSGLLFVATGAESKPAEVHVLASAASDRVAGVPVVFLVFLLCLALVWYFMTRTRYGHYVYSVGGNEEASHLSGVPVQAVRILAFSLGGLFASVAGLLLLGQTSVGQPSAASSWPLQAIAICVVGGIALTGGTGRIPDVLAATLFLGVIANGLNQLNVSPYWQPTVTGVVILVAVVLEQYNKQLRGSVRRTAAPRTASAAGAPHRSTSTPVPTTSLPTTSQELR, from the coding sequence ATGAGCGCCACCCCGTCGTCTCCTGCCGGCCTGTCGCGACTCCGGGTGGACCACCTCCGGCGCTACGGCCTGTGGGTCGTCTTCGCCGCGGTCACCCTGGCCCTCGCGGCGGCGTCGAGCACCTTCCGCCAGCCGATCAACCTGCAGAACATCCTGGAGCAGAACAGCATCCTCGGCATCGTCGCCTGCGGCATGGCCGTCATGATGATCTCCGGCGGCTTCGACCTCTCCGTCGGCGCCGTCGGCGTGAGCGCCTCCGTCCTCGCGGCCGTCGTCTCCTCCCGGTGGGGCGCCGGAGCGGCCATCGTCAGCGGCGTCCTCCTCGGCGCCGCCATCGGGCTGGTCAACGGCCTGCTCATCGCCCGCGTCCGCATCAACGCCTTCGTGGCGACGTTCGCCATGGCGAGCATCGTCTCCGGCCTGCTGTTCGTCGCTACTGGGGCGGAGTCGAAGCCCGCGGAGGTGCACGTGCTGGCGTCGGCCGCCTCCGACCGGGTCGCCGGCGTCCCCGTCGTGTTCCTCGTCTTCCTGCTGTGCCTGGCGCTGGTCTGGTACTTCATGACGCGGACGCGCTACGGCCACTACGTCTACAGCGTGGGCGGCAACGAGGAGGCGAGCCACCTCTCCGGAGTCCCCGTGCAGGCCGTGCGCATCCTCGCGTTCAGCCTTGGCGGGCTGTTCGCCTCGGTCGCGGGGCTGCTCCTCCTGGGCCAGACCTCGGTCGGGCAGCCGAGCGCCGCATCGAGCTGGCCGCTGCAGGCGATCGCCATCTGCGTCGTGGGCGGCATCGCCCTGACGGGAGGTACGGGCCGGATCCCCGACGTCCTCGCCGCCACGCTCTTCCTCGGCGTCATCGCCAACGGCCTCAACCAGCTGAACGTCTCGCCGTACTGGCAGCCCACGGTGACCGGCGTCGTCATCCTCGTCGCCGTCGTGCTCGAGCAGTACAACAAGCAGCTCCGCGGCTCCGTCCGGCGGACCGCGGCACCGCGTACCGCCTCAGCAGCAGGCGCTCCGCACCGCTCCACCTCGACCCCCGTCCCCACCACCTCCCTTCCCACCACTTCGCAGGAGCTCCGGTGA
- a CDS encoding sugar ABC transporter substrate-binding protein, with translation MIPTSSHARLVGLTACAALVSSLAACSGSTATSTAASSGAPVASGSSAPAASGSSAATAQAAQAANPDLPAGTCSGKKIGLSNISTTIPFLAAMDDAFKKEAERLGMKPTVLNGNLDNATLVNNIGTLAAQRVDALLVTSSSPTAPVGAVKAAQKSGIPVLALNAPLDPAAGAVTYVGASDYEYGVSLGQLLLKALPQGGKIAVILGPLGGTPQVQRLKGLQDVIKDKPQYAIIAKPVDEFDNSKNLAVTQDLLSKYPKGKLDAVIAQGPQMYVGANYARQHGRDDITFIAGDYSKQVEDAIRSGALYGTVNQSPRLEGTIGAAYACAWISGHKDQVVAPEANIALPVVTKADVDADPSEWSG, from the coding sequence GTGATCCCCACGTCCTCCCACGCCCGCCTCGTCGGTCTCACGGCGTGCGCCGCCCTCGTCAGCAGCCTCGCCGCGTGCAGCGGTAGTACGGCGACGAGCACGGCAGCCAGCTCCGGTGCGCCGGTGGCCAGCGGGTCCAGCGCGCCCGCCGCCAGCGGCAGCAGCGCGGCGACAGCGCAGGCGGCGCAGGCAGCGAACCCGGACCTCCCCGCGGGGACCTGCAGCGGCAAGAAGATCGGACTGTCGAACATCTCGACGACGATCCCGTTCCTGGCCGCGATGGACGACGCGTTCAAGAAGGAGGCCGAGCGGCTGGGGATGAAGCCCACGGTGCTCAACGGGAACCTCGACAACGCCACCCTGGTCAACAACATCGGCACGCTCGCCGCGCAGCGCGTCGACGCGCTGCTCGTGACCTCCTCCAGCCCCACCGCGCCGGTGGGGGCCGTGAAGGCGGCGCAGAAGTCCGGGATCCCGGTGCTGGCGCTCAACGCTCCCCTGGACCCCGCGGCAGGGGCGGTGACCTACGTCGGGGCCTCGGACTACGAGTACGGCGTCTCGCTCGGGCAGCTGCTCCTCAAGGCCCTGCCGCAGGGCGGGAAGATCGCCGTCATCCTCGGCCCGCTGGGTGGGACGCCGCAGGTGCAGCGGCTCAAGGGCCTCCAGGACGTCATCAAGGACAAGCCGCAGTACGCGATCATCGCCAAGCCGGTAGACGAGTTCGACAACAGCAAGAACCTCGCGGTGACGCAGGACCTGCTGTCGAAGTACCCCAAGGGCAAGCTCGACGCCGTCATCGCGCAGGGGCCGCAGATGTACGTCGGGGCGAACTACGCGCGCCAGCACGGCCGGGACGACATCACCTTCATCGCAGGCGACTACTCGAAGCAGGTCGAGGACGCGATCCGCAGCGGTGCGCTCTACGGGACGGTGAACCAGAGCCCGCGGCTCGAGGGGACGATCGGCGCGGCGTACGCCTGCGCCTGGATCTCCGGCCACAAGGACCAGGTCGTGGCCCCTGAGGCGAACATCGCGCTCCCCGTCGTGACGAAGGCCGACGTCGACGCCGACCCGTCCGAGTGGAGCGGCTGA
- a CDS encoding sugar ABC transporter ATP-binding protein — MTSDVRLEVEHLTKQFGSTVVLDDVSLAVRRGQIHGLIGQNGAGKSTLVKVLAGIHADHGGRVLVDGAPVALRTPRESRREGIAVIHQEFSLVPSMSVAENLVLGQEAGRVAYSAGATRRAAEDVVAAAGIDVGVPLATPVRELGPALMQRIEIAKALGQRASVLVMDEPTARLSEREREWLFTTMRRLSDEGVGIVFISHFLEEVRQVTDWLSVLRGGVVVRSAPTAGLPVGEMAELMLGEELRSTLGAHASRADDGHRVVLEAARARVGSRLRGVDCQLRQGEILGVAGLVGSGRTRLARLLTGVDAADEGVVTLRGARLAGGGPRGAVGQGVALVPEDRKHQGLSLRSPVGDNLVLMALQRRLGGPLAVPRSRVDGLARQLVEELEVHPARTDLPAGALSGGNQQKVLLGKALASRPDVLVVDQPTAGVDVGTKAQIHRLLHAEAEAGAALAVVTDDLEELYALADRLLVMHRGTVLWRGLPAQLPRDELLTMMATGVVPSHLAGAA, encoded by the coding sequence ATGACGAGCGACGTCCGGCTCGAGGTCGAGCACCTCACCAAGCAGTTCGGCAGCACCGTCGTCCTGGACGACGTCAGCCTCGCCGTCCGCCGCGGCCAGATCCACGGGCTCATCGGGCAGAACGGCGCCGGCAAGTCCACGCTCGTCAAGGTCCTCGCCGGCATCCACGCGGATCACGGGGGCCGGGTCCTCGTCGACGGTGCACCGGTCGCGCTGCGGACGCCCAGGGAGTCGCGCCGCGAGGGCATCGCCGTCATCCACCAGGAGTTCAGCCTGGTGCCGAGCATGTCCGTCGCCGAGAACCTCGTGCTGGGGCAGGAGGCGGGCCGCGTCGCGTACAGCGCGGGAGCGACCCGCCGTGCGGCGGAGGACGTGGTGGCGGCTGCGGGGATCGACGTGGGGGTGCCACTGGCGACCCCGGTGCGCGAGCTCGGGCCCGCCCTGATGCAGCGGATCGAGATCGCGAAGGCGCTCGGCCAGCGCGCGAGCGTGCTCGTCATGGACGAGCCCACCGCGCGGCTGTCCGAGCGGGAGCGGGAGTGGCTCTTCACGACCATGCGCCGCCTCTCCGACGAGGGCGTGGGGATCGTGTTCATCTCGCACTTCCTCGAGGAGGTGCGGCAGGTCACCGACTGGCTGAGCGTGCTGCGCGGAGGCGTGGTGGTGCGCTCGGCCCCCACCGCCGGCCTCCCGGTGGGAGAGATGGCCGAGCTCATGCTCGGGGAGGAGCTGCGCAGCACCCTCGGGGCGCACGCGTCCCGCGCGGACGACGGGCACCGCGTGGTGCTGGAGGCCGCGCGAGCCCGCGTCGGCAGCAGGCTGCGCGGCGTGGACTGCCAGCTGCGCCAGGGCGAGATCCTCGGCGTGGCAGGGCTCGTCGGCTCCGGCCGGACGCGGCTGGCGCGGCTGCTCACCGGCGTGGACGCTGCGGACGAGGGCGTGGTGACCCTGCGCGGCGCCCGCCTGGCGGGCGGTGGTCCGCGCGGCGCGGTCGGGCAGGGCGTGGCCCTCGTGCCCGAGGACCGCAAGCACCAGGGGCTCAGCCTGCGCAGTCCCGTCGGCGACAACCTCGTGCTCATGGCCCTGCAGCGACGGCTCGGCGGCCCGCTCGCCGTCCCCCGCTCCCGGGTCGACGGGCTGGCCCGGCAGCTCGTCGAGGAGCTCGAGGTGCACCCGGCGCGTACGGACCTGCCGGCTGGCGCGCTCAGCGGCGGCAACCAGCAGAAGGTGCTGCTGGGCAAGGCACTCGCCTCGCGTCCCGACGTCCTCGTCGTCGACCAGCCGACCGCCGGCGTCGACGTCGGGACGAAGGCGCAGATCCACCGGCTGCTGCACGCCGAGGCCGAGGCCGGGGCGGCCCTCGCGGTCGTGACCGACGACCTCGAGGAGCTCTACGCCCTGGCCGACCGCCTCCTCGTCATGCACCGGGGCACGGTGCTCTGGCGCGGGCTCCCCGCGCAGCTGCCGCGCGACGAGCTGCTGACGATGATGGCGACCGGCGTGGTCCCGTCCCACCTCGCCGGGGCCGCGTGA
- a CDS encoding ROK family protein, translated as MTAAPAGSVVALDVGGTSIKGARFSARGASLQRAVVPSGTGGAALDAALELVRHLAAPDTRAVGLAAPGLVDAASGTVRYAANLGWRDVPLAGLVEERCGLPASVQQDVSAAGRAEAAARGSADDEVLLLVMLGTGVGASVVVGGRPLPGAAGMAAELGHLQARPDGEQCTCGQRGCVEVYASASAVTRRYASAVGRPVASAEEVVARLACEPAARHVWNEACEVLGGALASATLLLDPAVVVLGGGLARAGERLLTPVRAATAARLAWRRPPPVVPSAIGDDVGVVGAALGAWDRTGWGVPDAWRGAARTHPS; from the coding sequence GTGACCGCGGCGCCGGCCGGGTCGGTGGTCGCCCTCGACGTTGGGGGGACCTCGATCAAGGGGGCGCGGTTCTCCGCCCGGGGCGCGAGCCTGCAGCGGGCGGTGGTCCCGAGCGGGACCGGCGGGGCGGCGCTCGACGCGGCACTGGAGCTCGTCCGCCACCTGGCCGCCCCGGACACCCGGGCGGTCGGGCTCGCCGCCCCCGGTCTCGTCGATGCCGCGTCGGGGACGGTGCGCTACGCGGCGAACCTCGGCTGGCGCGACGTCCCCCTCGCCGGGCTCGTCGAGGAGCGGTGCGGGCTGCCGGCCAGCGTGCAGCAGGACGTCAGCGCAGCCGGTCGGGCCGAGGCCGCCGCGCGGGGGAGCGCGGACGACGAGGTGCTCCTGCTCGTCATGCTCGGGACGGGGGTCGGGGCCTCCGTGGTCGTCGGTGGCCGTCCGCTGCCGGGTGCGGCGGGGATGGCCGCCGAGCTCGGCCACCTGCAGGCCCGCCCCGACGGCGAGCAGTGCACGTGCGGCCAGCGCGGGTGCGTCGAGGTCTACGCCTCCGCCTCCGCGGTCACCCGGCGCTACGCCTCGGCCGTCGGCCGTCCCGTGGCGAGCGCCGAGGAGGTCGTGGCGCGGCTGGCGTGCGAGCCCGCTGCGCGGCACGTCTGGAACGAGGCGTGCGAGGTGCTGGGGGGAGCGCTGGCATCCGCGACGCTGCTGCTCGACCCGGCCGTCGTCGTGCTCGGCGGCGGCCTCGCCCGCGCCGGCGAGCGCCTGCTGACCCCCGTACGCGCCGCGACCGCCGCCCGCCTCGCCTGGCGCCGGCCCCCACCGGTGGTGCCCAGCGCGATCGGTGACGACGTCGGCGTGGTCGGTGCCGCCCTCGGGGCGTGGGACCGCACGGGGTGGGGCGTCCCCGACGCCTGGCGGGGCGCAGCCCGTACCCATCCGTCATGA
- a CDS encoding methyl-accepting chemotaxis protein, with protein MPRRRLLPLAPPEGAAPPEGTLPLVAQHVVALEAEWREVLAVGTEMLQESETSVTGAIAAASSADDLAASVELVAAAIAEMSATVAEIERNAEGAAGVTATGAALVQQADGRIKRLQEGTAAIEQAASLIGAVARRTHILALNATIEAGRDLASSRTFTTVANEVKDLAGQTASATRQVADTIASIKQAADEVVDLLTRVTTVLGDVDEHQRVIRGTVRQQVLATEEIHRSSGIVATSARELTATVTDLTDVLRHNAYAGARAKIAAAHLAFLQGEAARLLPQPVAPGGAVSVVPAGGVVESGGVVRVQNFVRGSRSFEFDYKGTWIHAFGNVEADGADSFSSIPGDTARFRFTGRRIRLFGVRAQNHGRLSVGVDGGPAVVVDEYAERRIPASLLWESPLLEPGEHRMLLTVLGESSPASSYCWVTVDHVEVVR; from the coding sequence ATGCCCCGCCGCCGCCTGCTCCCGCTCGCCCCGCCCGAGGGGGCCGCACCACCCGAGGGCACCCTGCCGCTGGTCGCGCAGCACGTCGTCGCGCTCGAGGCCGAGTGGCGCGAGGTGCTGGCCGTCGGGACGGAGATGCTGCAGGAGTCCGAGACGAGCGTGACGGGCGCGATCGCCGCGGCCTCGTCCGCCGACGACCTCGCGGCCAGCGTCGAGCTGGTGGCAGCCGCCATCGCGGAGATGTCGGCGACGGTCGCGGAGATCGAGCGCAACGCGGAGGGCGCGGCGGGAGTGACGGCCACCGGGGCGGCGCTCGTGCAGCAGGCCGACGGGCGCATCAAGCGGCTGCAGGAGGGGACTGCGGCGATCGAGCAGGCGGCGTCCCTCATCGGTGCCGTCGCACGACGCACGCACATCCTCGCGCTCAACGCCACCATCGAGGCGGGGCGCGACTTGGCGTCCAGCCGTACCTTCACGACCGTCGCCAACGAGGTGAAGGACCTCGCGGGGCAGACCGCCTCCGCGACGCGGCAGGTCGCGGACACCATCGCGAGCATCAAGCAGGCAGCCGACGAGGTCGTGGACCTGCTGACGAGGGTGACGACGGTGCTGGGCGACGTGGACGAGCACCAGCGGGTGATCCGCGGGACCGTGCGCCAGCAGGTGCTGGCGACCGAGGAGATCCATCGCAGCAGCGGGATCGTCGCCACCTCGGCGCGCGAGCTCACCGCCACGGTCACGGACCTCACGGACGTGCTGCGGCACAACGCGTACGCCGGCGCCCGCGCCAAGATCGCCGCCGCTCACCTCGCCTTCCTGCAGGGAGAGGCCGCCCGCCTGCTCCCGCAGCCGGTCGCCCCGGGAGGTGCGGTCTCCGTGGTCCCGGCGGGCGGTGTGGTGGAGAGCGGTGGTGTCGTCCGCGTGCAGAACTTCGTGCGCGGCAGCAGGTCCTTCGAGTTCGACTACAAGGGCACCTGGATCCACGCCTTCGGCAACGTCGAAGCCGACGGCGCCGACTCCTTCAGCAGCATCCCCGGTGACACCGCGCGGTTCCGCTTCACCGGCCGACGGATCCGGCTCTTCGGCGTGCGCGCGCAGAACCACGGCCGGCTGTCGGTGGGCGTCGACGGGGGCCCCGCCGTGGTCGTCGACGAGTACGCCGAGCGCCGCATCCCCGCCTCGCTCCTCTGGGAGTCGCCGCTGCTCGAGCCGGGCGAGCACCGGATGCTGCTCACCGTGCTCGGCGAGAGCTCCCCCGCGTCGAGCTACTGCTGGGTGACGGTCGACCACGTGGAGGTCGTGCGGTAG
- a CDS encoding ROK family protein, with amino-acid sequence MVEDAGAGSAAPLRLPAQWRWPLGNGSRGASSAARRTSAVAVADLRGRNAAAVLGAVRAAGEPSRVAALAEQTALSRPTIEVLVDDLKAVGLLAELPPLSSVGRPARRFVFAPAAAYVVGVDVRAGSVGACVADLDGELVSVQRKRVRRDLRGKVRAAATVDVVRRALAGAPEERPVLAAALGTPGWVQDDRRVRYVDNLRDWAEVDVAGMLEDELGCPVALDNDANLAAVGEQWRGVGQGVDDLMFVLLGERVGAGIIAGGRPLHGHHGAAGEIGFMVYPDGSRLTARTIGEGRKARPGVDPSNFYSAADVVEAAARGDREARTTLRSVGTRLAHALAPTLLALDPAMVVLGSSLFGHEDSAFAREHVIGAAVEESRALLVDPPEWAVSSLGDDAVLRGATRFALTAVEEVLGSEPLALFSS; translated from the coding sequence GTGGTCGAGGACGCCGGTGCGGGCAGTGCGGCTCCGCTCCGGCTGCCGGCGCAGTGGCGCTGGCCGCTGGGCAACGGGAGCCGCGGCGCGTCCTCCGCGGCCCGCCGGACGAGCGCCGTCGCCGTCGCGGACCTGCGCGGCCGCAACGCCGCCGCGGTCCTCGGTGCGGTCCGTGCGGCGGGTGAGCCGTCGCGCGTGGCCGCGCTCGCCGAGCAGACCGCGCTGTCCCGCCCGACGATCGAGGTCCTCGTCGACGACCTCAAGGCCGTGGGGCTGCTCGCCGAGCTGCCCCCGCTGAGCTCGGTCGGGCGACCCGCCCGCCGCTTCGTCTTCGCGCCCGCCGCCGCGTACGTCGTCGGCGTGGACGTGCGCGCCGGCTCCGTCGGTGCCTGCGTCGCCGACCTCGACGGGGAGCTCGTCTCGGTGCAGCGCAAGCGGGTCCGGCGCGACCTGCGGGGCAAGGTGCGGGCCGCGGCGACGGTCGACGTCGTCCGCCGCGCGCTCGCTGGCGCGCCGGAGGAGCGGCCCGTCCTGGCCGCGGCGCTCGGCACACCGGGGTGGGTGCAGGACGACCGGCGGGTGCGCTACGTCGACAACCTGCGCGACTGGGCGGAGGTCGACGTGGCGGGGATGCTCGAGGACGAGCTCGGCTGCCCCGTGGCCCTGGACAACGACGCGAACCTCGCTGCCGTGGGCGAGCAGTGGCGCGGCGTGGGCCAGGGTGTCGACGACCTCATGTTCGTCCTGCTCGGCGAGCGCGTGGGGGCCGGCATCATCGCCGGCGGGCGCCCGCTGCACGGCCACCACGGCGCCGCCGGGGAGATCGGCTTCATGGTCTACCCCGACGGCAGCCGGCTGACGGCACGCACGATCGGCGAAGGCCGCAAGGCGCGCCCGGGCGTGGACCCGTCCAACTTCTACAGCGCCGCCGACGTGGTGGAGGCAGCCGCGCGCGGGGACCGCGAGGCGCGCACCACCCTCCGCTCGGTCGGTACGCGGTTGGCCCACGCGCTCGCGCCGACGCTGCTCGCGCTCGACCCGGCGATGGTAGTGCTGGGCAGCAGCCTGTTCGGCCACGAGGACAGCGCCTTCGCGCGGGAGCACGTCATCGGCGCGGCGGTCGAGGAGTCGCGCGCCCTGCTCGTGGACCCGCCGGAGTGGGCCGTGTCCTCGCTCGGCGACGACGCCGTGCTCCGCGGCGCCACCCGCTTCGCCCTCACCGCCGTGGAGGAGGTCCTCGGCTCGGAGCCGCTGGCGCTGTTCTCCTCGTGA
- a CDS encoding SRPBCC family protein, which yields MIEIARLSVRSTARPEQLYARWADVETHPDWAPGMEYLRLEAPIAKGVRGVCRARGRDEQVFVITDLVPGTTFEDSLVLDGAHLRVRHEALPVDGGSEVTLHAVITGPEAPARAAEFEGLAEALEGDLLRLVALVEGRTTT from the coding sequence GTGATCGAGATCGCCCGCCTGTCCGTGCGCTCCACCGCCCGCCCCGAGCAGTTGTACGCGCGGTGGGCCGACGTGGAGACCCACCCCGACTGGGCGCCCGGCATGGAGTACCTGCGGCTCGAGGCCCCGATCGCGAAGGGCGTCCGCGGGGTGTGCCGGGCCCGCGGCCGCGACGAGCAGGTCTTCGTCATCACGGACCTCGTGCCGGGGACCACCTTCGAGGACAGCCTGGTGCTCGACGGGGCCCACCTCCGGGTCCGGCACGAGGCCCTCCCGGTGGACGGCGGCAGCGAGGTCACGCTGCACGCGGTCATCACCGGTCCGGAGGCGCCGGCGCGCGCCGCGGAGTTCGAGGGGCTGGCCGAGGCGCTCGAGGGCGACCTGCTCCGGCTCGTCGCGCTGGTCGAGGGGCGTACGACGACTTAA
- a CDS encoding MarR family winged helix-turn-helix transcriptional regulator yields MPPQPEEPELLAEEIHRAGESLAVLWLRQYDTSDQRVSPSQMRALLVVQRQGRVTMTELAEELDAMVSSASRLTDRLVSAGYVVRAADAARPRVVLLELTPDGRRLLDEHAARRRRTLVAALAQMTPAERRALRQGLGALDAALGAPRPEGSRAAQEG; encoded by the coding sequence GTGCCCCCGCAGCCCGAAGAGCCGGAGCTCCTGGCGGAGGAGATCCACCGCGCCGGGGAGTCGCTGGCCGTGCTCTGGCTGCGCCAGTACGACACCAGCGACCAGCGGGTCTCGCCGTCCCAGATGCGCGCCCTGCTCGTCGTGCAGCGCCAGGGGCGCGTGACGATGACCGAGCTGGCCGAGGAGCTCGACGCCATGGTGTCGTCGGCGAGCCGGCTCACCGACCGCCTCGTGTCCGCGGGCTACGTGGTCCGGGCGGCGGACGCGGCGCGCCCGCGCGTGGTGCTCCTCGAGCTCACCCCTGACGGCCGGCGCCTGCTCGACGAGCACGCGGCGCGCCGGCGCCGGACCCTCGTGGCCGCACTCGCGCAGATGACTCCAGCCGAGCGACGGGCGCTGCGCCAGGGGCTGGGCGCTCTGGACGCGGCGCTGGGCGCCCCTCGTCCCGAGGGCTCGCGCGCCGCGCAGGAGGGCTGA